One region of Anoplopoma fimbria isolate UVic2021 breed Golden Eagle Sablefish chromosome 10, Afim_UVic_2022, whole genome shotgun sequence genomic DNA includes:
- the heyl gene encoding LOW QUALITY PROTEIN: hairy/enhancer-of-split related with YRPW motif-like protein (The sequence of the model RefSeq protein was modified relative to this genomic sequence to represent the inferred CDS: inserted 1 base in 1 codon): MKRPHDYSSPDSDTDEFIDVGQEDGFCPVTGSMSPGSASQILARKKRRGIIEKRRRDRINHSLSELRRLVPSAFEKQGSSKLEKAEILQMTVDHLKLLHAMGGKGYFDARALAVDYRTLGFRECVGEVVRYLSSLDGEXPDPIGARLVSHLSHCASELDPLLLQSPPASAMPFSPWPWASFTQISPNSQASSSPAFHSGRRDLALLGSYPSPASLRLGPLAGCQQGVPSLLAPTALATVHRLPSLAASPVLAPSRPTQSSPHSATRASPHPLPTPTSSSLSTSSSSSSISSSSAPLQVSFRPFAPLGSPAAQRRGLGGQAKSAQGWGTEIGAF; this comes from the exons CCCAGTCACCGGGTCCATGTCTCCTGGCAGCGCCTCGCAGATTCTGGCCCGAAAGAAGAGACGAGGG ATCATAGAGAAGAGGCGCCGAGACCGGATCAACCACAGCCTGTCAGAGCTCAGGAGGCTGGTGCCCAGTGCTTTCGAAAAACAG GGCTCATCTAAGCTGGAGAAGGCGGAGATCCTGCAGATGACCGTGGACCACCTCAAACTCCTTCATGCCATGGGAGGAAAAG GTTACTTTGATGCGAGGGCCCTGGCAGTGGACTACAGGACCTTGGGCTTTAGGGAGTGCGTCGGAGAGGTCGTACGGTACCTCAGCTCTCTTGACGGGG TCCCGGACCCGATAGGAGCCCGCCTGGTCTCCCACCTTTCTCACTGTGCCAGCGAGCTAGACCCCCTCCTCCTACAGTCGCCCCCGGCCTCTGCCATGCCCTTTTCTCCTTGGCCTTGGGCATCCTTCACTCAAATCTCCCCCAACTCACAGgcctcctcctcacctgcttTCCACAGTGGGCGAAGGGATCTGGCCCTGCTGGGGAGCTACCCGTCACCCGCCTCCCTCCGTCTCGGCCCCCTGGCTGGCTGCCAGCAGGGTGTTCCGTCACTCCTTGCGCCTACAGCCCTGGCCACCGTCCACAGGTTGCCCTCCCTCGCAGCGTCCCCGGTCCTAGCCCCCTCCAGACCGACCCAGTCGTCCCCTCACAGCGCCACCAGGGCCTCGCCCCATCCCCTCCCCACCCctacctcttcctctctttctacctcctcctcctcttcttctatttCATCATCTTCTGCCCCACTGCAGGTCTCTTTCAGGCCCTTCGCACCCCTGGGGTCTCCTGCAGCTCAGCGCAGGGGCTTGGGCGGACAAGCCAAGTCGGCCCAGGGATGGGGGACTGAGATCGGAGCTTTCTGA
- the LOC129097386 gene encoding plasma kallikrein-like, with protein sequence MKSCVSRILTVLRAEKMETHLSFVVLLSICSLSFSQECNQQLLENIDFPGTDIRSVYSPDADHCQQICTQHPSCLFFTFVRADWTRDNRHFYCYLKTTPSGRPNVRTPLLGVTSGFSLKPCSTEPQPCLPKVYHGVDLYGADYQSLFTADYEECQRACTQDPACQFFTFVNDVFTPEKIRYKCHLKFSWAAPILPIIERKAGVVSGFTYKAQITQDFKPACQGKLFPNKDIPGNDIVDLLAASSEHCQSLCSAHPACTFFSFVSNNFKCYLKNNKNEMVPVAKGGVTSGIPARFCQLDDSWVRAALEGVDFRGNDIGFELMDDADTCQRTCSENPNCQFYTYVQTTFFDSVYRRRCYLKRSITMPSPPKVSKLANVVSGFQLRNCVQSPQLTDKRKDVPT encoded by the exons ATGAAGAGTTGTGTTTCAAGAATCCTCACTGTCCTCAGAGCTGAGAAGATGGAAACACATTTGAGTTTTGTGGTTCTGCTGTCTATCTGCAGCCTCTCCTTTAGTCAAG aATGTAATCAGCAGCTTCTGGAGAATATAGATTTCCCTGGAACAGACATCAGATCCGTCTACTCTCCCGACGCCGATCACTGTCAGCAAATTTGCACCCAGCACCCCTCCTGTTTGTTCTTTACCTTTGTTCGAGCTGACTGGACCAGAGACAATAG gCACTTCTACTGCTACCTAAAGACCACTCCCTCTGGACGGCCCAATGTTCGGACTCCTCTACTGGGCGTCACCTCTGGATTTTCACTCAAACCCTGCAGCACAGAACCAC aGCCCTGTCTGCCTAAGGTGTACCATGGCGTGGACTTATACGGGGCAGACTACCAAAGCTTGTTCACAGCCGACTATGAGGAGTGTCAGAGAGCCTGCACACAGGACCCTGCCTGTCAGTTCTTTACTTTTGTAAATGACGTCTTTACACCAGAGAAGATCAG GTACAAGTGCCACCTTAAATTCAGCTGGGCAGCACCAATACTTCCTATAATTGAAAGAAAAGCTGGTGTGGTATCTGGATTCACCTACAAAGCACAAATAACTCAAGACTTTAAACCAG CATGTCAGGGTAAGCTTTTTCCAAACAAAGACATCCCAGGAAATGACATCGTGGATCTTCTAGCCGCGTCCTCTGAACACTGTCAGAGCCTCTGCTCTGCTCATCCAGCCTGCACCTTCTTCTCTTTTGTCAG taACAACTTCAAATGTTACCTgaagaacaacaaaaatgaaatggtgCCCGTAGCTAAAGGAGGAGTGACATCTGGAATACCAGCACGCTTCTGTCAGCTGGATGACA GCTGGGTTAGGGCCGCTCTTGAAGGAGTAGATTTCCGAGGTAATGACATTGGCTTCGAGCTGATGGACGACGCAGACACTTGTCAGAGGACCTGTAGTGAGAATCCTAACTGCCAGTTCTACACCTATGTCCAAACAACCTTCTTCGACAGCGTTTACAG GCGCCGCTGCTATCTCAAGCGTTCCATCACCATGCCTTCTCCTCCTAAAGTTTCCAAACTGGCCAATGTTGTATCTGGCTTCCAACTGAGGAACTGCGTGCAGAGTCCTCAACTCACAGACAAACGCAAAGATGTTCCTACTTAG
- the LOC129097387 gene encoding coagulation factor XI-like: MNSCVSRILTVLRAEKMETHLSFVVLLSICSLSFSQECNQQLLENIDFPGTDIRSVYSPDADHCQQICTQHPSCLFFTFVRADWTRDNRHFQCYLKTTPSGLPNVQTPLEGVTSGFSLKPCSTEPQPCLPKVYHDVDFLGADYQTLFTADDAECQRACTQDPACQFFTFVNEVFTPEKIRYKCHLKFSWAAPILPIIERKAGVVSGFTYKAQITQDFKPACQGKLFPNKDIPGNDIVELLAASSEHCQSLCSAHPACTFFSFVSNNFKCYLKNNKNEMVPVAKGGVTSGIPARFCQLDDSWVRAALEGVDFRGNDIGFELMDDADTCQRTCSENPNCQFYTYAQATFPDSVYRRRCYLKRSITMPSPPKVSKLANVVSGFQLRNCV; this comes from the exons ATGAACAGTTGTGTTTCAAGAATCCTCACTGTCCTCAGAGCTGAGAAGATGGAAACACATTTGAGTTTTGTGGTTCTGCTGTCTATCTGCAGCCTCTCCTTTAGTCAAG aATGTAATCAACAGCTTCTGGAGAATATAGATTTCCCTGGAACAGACATCAGATCCGTCTACTCTCCCGACGCCGATCACTGTCAGCAAATTTGCACCCAGCACCCCTCCTGTTTGTTCTTTACCTTTGTTCGAGCTGACTGGACCAGAGACAATAG gCACTTCCAGTGCTACCTAAAGACCACTCCCTCTGGACTGCCCAATGTTCAGACTCCTCTGGAGGGCGTCACCTCTGGATTTTCACTCAAACCCTGCAGCACAGAACCAC aGCCCTGTCTGCCTAAGGTGTACCATGACGTGGACTTCCTAGGGGCGGACTACCAAACCTTGTTCACAGCCGACGATGCGGAGTGTCAGAGAGCCTGCACACAGGACCCTGCCTGTCAGTTCTTTACTTTTGTAAATGAGGTCTTTACACCAGAGAAGATCAG GTACAAGTGCCACCTTAAATTCAGCTGGGCAGCACCAATACTTCCTATAATTGAAAGAAAAGCTGGTGTGGTATCTGGATTCACCTACAAAGCACAAATAACTCAAGACTTTAAACCAG CATGTCAGGGTAAGCTTTTTCCAAACAAAGACATCCCAGGAAATGACATCGTGGAACTTCTAGCCGCGTCCTCTGAACACTGTCAGAGCCTCTGCTCTGCTCATCCAGCCTGCACCTTCTTCTCTTTTGTCAG taaCAACTTCAAATGTTACCTgaagaacaacaaaaatgaaatggtgCCCGTAGCTAAAGGAGGAGTGACATCTGGAATACCAGCACGCTTCTGTCAGCTGGATGACA GCTGGGTTAGGGCCGCTCTTGAAGGAGTAGATTTCCGAGGTAATGACATTGGCTTCGAGCTGATGGACGACGCAGACACTTGTCAGAGGACCTGTAGTGAGAATCCTAACTGCCAGTTCTACACTTATGCCCAAGCAACCTTCCCTGACAGCGTTTACAG GCGCCGCTGCTATCTCAAGCGTTCCATCACCATGCCTTCTCCTCCTAAAGTTTCCAAACTGGCCAATGTTGTATCTGGCTTCCAACTGAGGAACTGCGTGTAG
- the LOC129096762 gene encoding glutathione S-transferase A-like, with product MAKDMTLLWGSGSPPCWRVMIALEEKNLQGYNQKLLSFQKGEHKSAEVMAMNPRGQLPAFKHKDYVLNESYGACLYLESQFKSQGSKLIPDCPAEQAMMYQRMFEGLTLNQKMADVIYYNWKVPEGERHDSAVKRNREALTAEVKLWETYMDKKCGFMAGKTFSLADVAVYPSIAYVFHYGLSEERYPKLAAYYNCLKKRPSIQTSWPPTWQEAHEGSEMLKDL from the exons ATGGCCAAGGACATGACTCTGCTGTGGGGCTCCGGCTCTCCTCCCTGCTGGAGGGTCATGATCGCTCTGGAGGAGAAGAACCTGCAGGGCTACAACCAGAAACTGCTCTCCTTTCAAAAGGGGGAGCACAAGTCCGCGGAGGTCATGGCCATGAATCCCAGGGGACAG CTTCCTGCCTTCAAACACAAAGACTATGTCCTGAATGAGTCCTACGGTGCCTGCTTGTACCTGGAG AGCCAGTTCAAGTCCCAGGGGAGCAAGCTGATCCCTGACTGCCCAGCAGAGCAAGCGATGATGTACCAGCGCATGTTTGAGGGTCTCACACTCAACCAGAAAATGG CGGATGTTATCTACTACAACTGGAAGGTCCCGGAAGGAGAGAGACATGACTCCGCTGTGAAGAGAAATAGGGAGGCTCTCACTGCTGAGGTCAAGTTGTGGGAGACATACATGGATAAG AAATGCGGTTTCATGGCAGGAAAGACCTTTTCACTGGCTGATGTGGCTGTTTATCCAAGCATCGCTTATGTCTTCCATTATGG GTTAAGTGAAGAGCGTTACCCTAAACTGGCGGCCTACTATAACTGTCTGAAGAAAAGACCAAGCATCCAAACCTCCTGGCCCCCTACCTGGCAGGAGGCCCATGAGGGATCAGAAATGCTCAAAGACCTCTGA
- the LOC129096818 gene encoding glutathione S-transferase A-like has protein sequence MAQDMTLLWGSGSPPCWRVMIALEEKNLQGYNQKLLSFEKMEHKSQEVLDINPRGQLPSFKHGDIIVNESYAACFYLESQFKSQGTKLIPDSPAEQALMYQRMFEGLSFYDKLNTVIYYNWFVPEEERHDSALKRNMEALTTEIKLWEGYLQKLGSGSHLAGPSFSLAEVIVFPTIATLFRFGLSAERYPKLGEYYALLKDRPSIKASWPPHWLENPKGQDTLKDA, from the exons ATGGCCCAGGACATGACTCTGCTGTGGGGCTCCGGCTCTCCTCCCTGCTGGAGGGTCATGATCGCTCTGGAGGAGAAGAACCTGCAGGGCTACAACCAGAAACTGCTCTCCTTTGAGAAAATGGAGCACAAGTCCCAGGAGGTGTTAGATATTAATCCAAGGGGACAG cttccCTCTTTCAAACATGGTGACATCATCGTGAATGAATCCTACGCAGCCTGTTTCTACCTGGAG AGTCAGTTCAAGTCTCAGGGAACTAAACTGATCCCAGACAGCCCTGCTGAACAAGCACTGATGTACCAACGCATGTTTGAGGGTCTCTCCTTCTACGATAAACTCA atACAGTTATCTACTATAACTGGTTTGTCCCTGAAGAAGAGAGGCATGACTCAGCTCTAAAGAGAAACATGGAAGCTCTTACCACTGAGATCAAGCTCTGGGAGGGTTACCTGCAGAAG CTGGGCTCGGGCTCTCACCTGGCAGGACCGTCCTTCTCTCTGGCAGAAGTGATCGTCTTTCCAACTATCGCTACTCTTTTCAGATTTGG GTTGTCTGCAGAGCGTTACCCTAAACTGGGAGAGTATTACGCTCTGTTGAAGGATCGGCCCAGCATCAAAGCCAGCTGGCCTCCTCATTGGCTGGAGAACCCGAAGGGACAAGACACACTCAAAGACGCCTGA